A single region of the Spirochaetota bacterium genome encodes:
- a CDS encoding oligopeptide/dipeptide ABC transporter ATP-binding protein encodes MVNVQGLKKYFHTRKSGLFDKAGIIKAVDDISFTISEGETLGLVGESGSGKTTAARAILRLIEPDSGDIFINDTSINRLSGKELRRFRKNMQIVFQDPYGSLNPRMTVGKIVTEPLKIHTNMNKKEIQEKLKELLQIVGLDIEQSNRYPHEFSGGQRQRIGIARAIAMNPKFIILDEPVSALDVSIQGQILNLLSDLQDTFNLTYLFVAHDLAVVEHISNRVIVMYVGRIVEMNFKRELYNNPFHPYTQSLLQSIPDNKPIKHGFQVLSGEIPSPENPPKGCYFHPRCPNVLNICKREYPEMKDIGGGKVACHLY; translated from the coding sequence ATGGTCAATGTACAGGGTTTAAAAAAATATTTTCACACGAGAAAAAGCGGCCTTTTTGATAAGGCTGGTATAATTAAGGCAGTGGATGATATTAGTTTCACTATATCTGAAGGGGAAACCCTTGGATTGGTTGGGGAGAGTGGAAGCGGGAAAACCACTGCTGCCAGGGCAATACTAAGGCTGATTGAACCGGATTCAGGCGATATATTTATCAATGATACGAGTATTAATAGACTATCGGGAAAGGAACTGAGAAGATTCAGAAAAAATATGCAGATAGTCTTCCAGGATCCCTATGGATCGCTTAATCCGAGGATGACTGTAGGGAAAATTGTCACAGAACCGTTAAAGATTCACACCAATATGAATAAAAAGGAGATACAGGAGAAACTGAAGGAACTGCTGCAAATTGTTGGATTGGACATTGAGCAATCCAATAGATATCCCCATGAGTTTAGCGGTGGGCAGAGACAGCGCATAGGCATAGCCAGGGCCATAGCCATGAATCCAAAATTTATAATACTCGATGAGCCTGTATCCGCCCTTGATGTCTCAATTCAGGGTCAAATATTGAATCTTCTTTCTGATCTGCAGGATACGTTTAATCTCACCTATCTTTTTGTGGCTCATGACCTTGCAGTTGTAGAGCATATTAGCAATAGGGTAATTGTTATGTATGTTGGCAGGATTGTGGAGATGAATTTTAAAAGGGAACTCTACAACAATCCCTTTCATCCATATACACAAAGCCTACTGCAATCGATCCCGGACAACAAACCGATCAAGCATGGTTTTCAAGTTCTTTCTGGGGAGATCCCTTCACCAGAGAATCCTCCAAAGGGTTGTTATTTCCATCCACGCTGCCCCAATGTATTGAATATCTGCAAAAGGGAATATCCTGAAATGAAAGATATTGGAGGTGGCAAGGTGGCCTGCCACCTCTACTGA